Proteins co-encoded in one Saprospira grandis genomic window:
- the deoC gene encoding deoxyribose-phosphate aldolase, with the protein MNLADAIEHTFLKANASSSDIEQLCQEAIDHKFAGVCIPPFYVNTAKYFLANFEQRPKIVTVIGFPMGYSTISAKVEEAKRATAEGADEVDMVVNLAAVMDGEWSYVQNDIDSVTRAVHLHGSTLKVILETSLLDNIQMQRLCDICMEIGVDYVKTSTGFQGGASPEVVRQLKGFLKGSTVKIKASGGIKTPEQAQQLIQAGASRLGPLLASN; encoded by the coding sequence ATGAATTTAGCTGACGCTATAGAACATACTTTTTTAAAAGCAAATGCTAGTTCTTCTGACATCGAACAACTTTGTCAGGAAGCTATCGATCATAAATTTGCAGGGGTGTGCATCCCGCCTTTTTACGTTAATACGGCCAAGTACTTTTTAGCCAATTTTGAGCAACGTCCCAAAATTGTTACCGTCATAGGCTTTCCTATGGGCTACTCGACCATCTCTGCAAAAGTAGAAGAGGCCAAAAGAGCTACCGCCGAAGGAGCCGATGAGGTCGATATGGTCGTCAATCTTGCCGCCGTTATGGATGGCGAGTGGAGTTATGTGCAAAATGATATCGACTCGGTTACTCGGGCGGTGCACCTACACGGCAGTACCCTCAAGGTGATTCTAGAAACTAGCCTGCTCGATAATATCCAAATGCAGCGCCTCTGCGATATTTGTATGGAAATTGGCGTAGATTATGTCAAAACATCTACCGGTTTTCAAGGAGGAGCTAGCCCCGAGGTGGTCCGCCAACTCAAAGGCTTTCTCAAAGGATCTACAGTGAAAATTAAGGCCTCTGGCGGAATCAAAACCCCAGAACAAGCCCAACAACTTATTCAGGCCGGCGCTAGCCGATTGGGACCTCTTCTGGCCTCGAATTAA
- a CDS encoding sporulation protein, whose amino-acid sequence MRPFFLLLFSLFSLNLLSGQQAIEKNEEPSIRRLLDLRKELNFEEDREIKAWGIQLMVSRDKYDLLEKQTRFNRKEEKKANWTYKQPYYRLNWGAYYTKLEAYMQLQKVKEDFPGAFVYKNNQAKASEF is encoded by the coding sequence ATGCGTCCCTTCTTTTTACTCCTTTTTAGCCTTTTTTCCCTAAATCTACTCAGCGGCCAGCAAGCCATCGAAAAAAATGAGGAGCCTAGCATCCGACGATTACTCGACCTCCGAAAAGAACTCAACTTTGAAGAAGATCGAGAAATTAAGGCCTGGGGAATCCAACTTATGGTGAGCCGCGATAAATACGATTTGCTGGAAAAACAAACGCGATTTAACCGAAAAGAAGAAAAAAAAGCCAACTGGACCTACAAACAACCTTATTACCGACTCAATTGGGGCGCCTACTACACTAAATTAGAGGCCTATATGCAGCTCCAAAAAGTTAAAGAAGATTTTCCAGGCGCTTTCGTCTATAAAAATAATCAGGCAAAGGCTAGCGAGTTCTAA
- a CDS encoding FAD-binding oxidoreductase, with protein sequence MYSTSTLEEYLKSILPATTISMAPKAAKENLTEYQAPDIIAELRPTSQEELAAILALAQEEGLKLYPISSGFNWGLGSKLPVEGPAILINLNQWKSIEVSEELEYAIIGAGVTQKDLHDYLERHQLALKFPLTGSSQSTSILGNILDRGASAFFHRRQRLLGLEILLPSGKWLQTGLWHFHKTSSSPPPLYYAAGLGPDLNGLFTQSNLGITTRAIIQLQPQSSGILFFADFQEELLIPMIQKLRKLRQDNMLNEGILLTNKNDPRTTEGNPFDYNGQWTLIGSFSGSASLLQFLQTELSLQLAQYCQKIEFVSSNSTTSCSHPYQEVLRDLYNGCPSDYSIQTMAKLQQTSVQSAHEVDSNKNFPGMAVALLAVPFHGPSCLELMELIYKISLDMKVRPFYNLASLDETTFEGFFRVYFDRNDPEASKNAKKWSQRVLQEAAEKLAIFPYRLSTEQMALFCQDKEDAFWQTVKQIKNSLDPQNLIAPKRYNLV encoded by the coding sequence ATGTACTCTACTTCTACTCTAGAAGAATACTTAAAAAGTATTCTTCCAGCCACTACTATATCTATGGCGCCTAAGGCAGCCAAAGAAAACCTCACCGAATACCAGGCTCCAGATATTATTGCCGAGCTGCGCCCAACTAGCCAAGAAGAATTGGCGGCTATTTTAGCCTTAGCCCAAGAAGAAGGGCTTAAACTATACCCTATTAGCTCTGGCTTTAACTGGGGGCTAGGGTCAAAGCTCCCTGTAGAGGGGCCCGCTATTTTGATTAACCTTAATCAATGGAAGTCTATAGAGGTATCTGAGGAACTAGAATATGCAATCATTGGCGCTGGAGTAACTCAAAAAGACCTACATGACTACCTAGAAAGACATCAGCTAGCACTAAAATTCCCACTCACCGGATCTTCTCAATCAACAAGTATCCTGGGCAATATTCTAGATCGTGGCGCTTCTGCCTTTTTTCATAGACGCCAACGCCTTTTGGGCCTAGAAATCTTGCTCCCTTCAGGCAAATGGCTACAAACAGGCCTCTGGCATTTTCACAAAACCTCTAGCTCCCCACCACCACTTTATTATGCCGCTGGCCTAGGCCCCGACCTTAACGGACTGTTCACGCAATCTAATCTAGGAATCACAACTAGAGCCATTATCCAATTACAACCGCAAAGCAGCGGAATTCTTTTTTTTGCCGACTTCCAAGAGGAGCTGCTAATTCCTATGATCCAAAAGCTCAGAAAGCTCAGACAAGATAATATGCTCAATGAGGGAATTTTACTCACCAATAAAAATGACCCTCGAACCACTGAAGGCAACCCCTTTGACTACAATGGACAATGGACACTTATAGGCTCTTTTTCGGGCAGTGCTAGCCTTCTTCAGTTTTTACAAACAGAGTTATCCCTACAACTCGCCCAATATTGTCAAAAAATTGAGTTCGTTTCCAGCAATAGCACAACAAGCTGTAGCCACCCCTACCAAGAAGTACTAAGAGACCTCTATAATGGCTGCCCCTCAGATTATAGTATCCAAACTATGGCCAAACTCCAACAAACTTCTGTGCAATCAGCTCATGAAGTAGACAGCAATAAAAATTTTCCAGGTATGGCCGTCGCCCTTCTTGCAGTTCCTTTTCACGGCCCCTCTTGTCTAGAACTTATGGAGCTTATTTATAAGATTAGCCTCGATATGAAAGTTCGCCCTTTCTATAATCTTGCTAGCCTAGACGAAACTACCTTCGAAGGCTTTTTCCGCGTATATTTTGACCGGAATGACCCCGAAGCAAGCAAAAATGCAAAGAAATGGAGCCAAAGGGTCCTCCAAGAAGCAGCCGAAAAACTAGCCATTTTCCCCTATCGCCTATCTACTGAACAAATGGCCCTTTTTTGCCAAGATAAAGAGGATGCTTTCTGGCAAACTGTCAAACAAATTAAAAATAGCCTAGATCCCCAAAATTTAATCGCCCCCAAACGATACAATCTAGTCTAA
- a CDS encoding leucine-rich repeat domain-containing protein gives MKTNSYFLAFVFLLLASLPILAQEDGEYYSLKDALAANPKEVYGLYLSQENFSSGLPKGLEAFTNLKELMINNSKLSKLSDIWGAFPNLEYLDLSDNRIEELPPSFSQLSKLKTLSLSHSRIGSASLKQIAALKNLEELSLSNDTTFRSANWDAFASLKKLKKLELGGCWLKDFPKVFAQLPALTYLDLHMNLIEEINVSFGPNLEYLDLSEGRLTHLDIEAKGLKSLLIGFTPIRSFPKRLDQLTYLNLQGSIHSNIPSQVMAYSQLKELVFRGTIMREVSANLTQLQHLEKLDLSGNEIEELPAFFSELPNLKELNLDSNLLRVNSLKEPMRKLKVLSINQYMVTMKETFFKGKYMPALEELYMSRGNCYNTPDFTGANQLKIIYMDDHSVSNVHPSLAELPLLEVLDLSGNDELIFPAGMEKLPLTSLNISSCIDAFEEEEAIYEFPAFIAKLRNLEFLEIANVPYAELPDNWASKAILDYLDVSGTKLPYKEIKEIGVDLEECTIVR, from the coding sequence ATGAAAACGAATTCTTATTTCTTGGCCTTTGTATTCTTGCTCTTGGCCAGCTTACCCATCTTGGCCCAAGAAGATGGAGAGTACTACTCTTTAAAAGATGCCCTAGCCGCTAACCCCAAAGAAGTCTATGGCCTCTACCTTTCACAAGAGAACTTTAGCAGCGGCCTTCCCAAAGGCCTAGAGGCCTTTACTAATCTCAAGGAATTGATGATAAACAATAGTAAACTGAGCAAGTTGAGCGATATCTGGGGCGCTTTTCCCAATTTGGAGTATTTGGACCTAAGCGATAATCGTATTGAAGAACTCCCCCCCAGCTTTAGCCAGTTGAGCAAACTGAAAACGCTTTCTTTGTCTCATAGCAGAATTGGTTCAGCTTCCCTCAAGCAAATTGCAGCCCTTAAGAACCTAGAAGAACTCAGCTTGTCTAATGATACAACATTTCGTTCGGCCAATTGGGATGCCTTTGCTAGCCTGAAAAAACTCAAAAAATTAGAGCTGGGTGGCTGCTGGCTTAAAGACTTTCCTAAAGTCTTTGCTCAACTGCCTGCCTTGACCTATCTAGACCTACACATGAATCTTATTGAAGAAATTAACGTCTCTTTTGGCCCAAACTTAGAATACTTAGACCTAAGTGAGGGGCGTTTAACACATCTGGATATTGAGGCTAAAGGTTTAAAGAGTTTATTGATCGGATTTACTCCAATTCGCAGTTTTCCTAAGCGATTGGATCAACTGACTTACCTCAATTTGCAGGGCTCTATACACTCCAATATACCTTCTCAAGTTATGGCTTATAGCCAACTTAAAGAATTAGTTTTTCGTGGTACTATTATGCGTGAAGTATCTGCAAATTTAACTCAACTTCAGCATCTAGAAAAACTAGACCTAAGTGGTAATGAAATAGAAGAACTTCCTGCCTTTTTTTCCGAACTCCCTAACTTAAAAGAGTTAAATTTAGATAGTAATCTTTTGAGGGTTAATAGTTTAAAGGAGCCAATGAGGAAGCTGAAGGTACTTAGTATTAACCAATATATGGTGACAATGAAGGAAACTTTCTTTAAGGGGAAGTATATGCCAGCCTTAGAAGAGCTTTATATGAGTCGAGGCAACTGTTATAATACGCCAGATTTTACTGGGGCAAATCAGTTGAAAATTATTTATATGGATGACCATAGTGTAAGTAATGTTCATCCTTCTTTGGCAGAGCTCCCATTACTAGAAGTATTGGATCTCTCTGGTAATGATGAGTTAATTTTTCCAGCAGGGATGGAGAAGCTCCCCCTCACTAGCCTTAATATTTCTTCTTGTATAGATGCTTTTGAGGAGGAGGAGGCTATCTACGAATTTCCGGCCTTTATCGCCAAATTACGGAATCTAGAATTCCTAGAAATAGCCAATGTTCCTTATGCTGAATTACCTGATAATTGGGCCTCTAAAGCGATCCTAGACTATTTGGATGTTTCTGGAACAAAGCTGCCTTATAAAGAGATCAAAGAGATTGGAGTTGATCTAGAGGAATGCACGATTGTTAGATAA
- the uvrB gene encoding excinuclease ABC subunit UvrB, whose protein sequence is MQFEIHSPFSPAGDQPKAIAELVEAALRGERYQCLLGVTGSGKTFTMANMIQELQKPTLILTHNKTLTAQLYGEFKQFFPNNAVEYFVSYYDYYQPEAYVPSTDTYIEKDLAINDEVDKLRLRATSQLLSGRRDIVVVASVSCIYGMGNPEDYKKGVMRLEVGQNISRNSLLYQLVDSLYARSENSFERGEFRVRGDTLDINLPYTDYGLRLSFFGDEIDEIERIDTETGKKLEDLSVVAIFPANLYVAPKDRMQQIIRQIEDELREHYEYMEDEGKHIEAKRLRERVNMDLEMMRQLGYCSGVENYSRYFDGRQAGARPFCLLDYFPEDFLMIVDESHVTMPQFRAMYSGDRARKMSLIEHGFRLPSALDNRPLNFMEFESLMRQVVFVSATPAAYELEKTEGEVVEQIVRPTGLLDPPIELRPSINQVDDLMDEIRSATRKDQRVLVTTITKRMSEELAKYLAKYNIRCRYIHSDVDTLERVEILRDLRLGEFDVLIGINLLREGLDLPEVALVAILDADKEGFLRNERSLTQTAGRAARNANGRVIFYADKMTPSMQKTIDETNRRRSIQMAYNEKHGITPTTVLKSKDEIRRQSSVLDGRLQGKEYEQNEQQNMVAEDPILKTMSKEQLEKAIEEARRKMKEAAKATDFLSAAQYRDQLFELQALLKERFGA, encoded by the coding sequence ATGCAGTTTGAGATCCACTCTCCATTTTCGCCAGCTGGCGACCAACCCAAGGCTATTGCAGAATTGGTAGAAGCCGCCCTCAGAGGGGAGCGCTACCAGTGTTTGCTTGGGGTAACGGGTTCTGGAAAGACCTTTACTATGGCCAATATGATTCAGGAGTTGCAAAAGCCTACCCTGATCTTAACGCATAATAAAACCCTGACGGCCCAATTGTATGGCGAGTTTAAGCAGTTTTTTCCAAATAATGCGGTAGAGTACTTTGTTTCTTATTACGATTACTATCAGCCAGAAGCTTATGTGCCTTCTACCGACACCTATATTGAGAAAGATTTGGCCATTAATGATGAGGTGGACAAACTTCGCCTAAGAGCTACCTCTCAGCTATTATCGGGCCGCAGAGATATTGTGGTGGTGGCCTCGGTTTCTTGTATTTATGGTATGGGAAACCCCGAAGACTATAAAAAAGGCGTGATGCGCCTAGAAGTTGGCCAAAATATTAGCCGAAATAGCCTGCTTTACCAACTGGTAGACAGCCTGTATGCCCGTAGTGAAAATAGCTTTGAACGAGGAGAGTTTCGGGTGCGAGGCGATACCCTAGATATTAACCTCCCTTATACCGATTATGGTCTCCGCCTTAGCTTTTTTGGCGATGAAATCGACGAAATTGAACGTATAGATACCGAAACAGGCAAAAAATTAGAAGACCTTAGCGTGGTCGCTATCTTTCCCGCCAACCTTTATGTGGCCCCCAAAGATCGTATGCAGCAAATCATTCGACAAATTGAGGATGAACTCCGTGAACATTATGAATATATGGAGGATGAAGGCAAGCATATAGAGGCCAAACGCCTGCGGGAAAGGGTCAATATGGACCTAGAAATGATGCGCCAATTGGGCTATTGCTCTGGCGTAGAAAATTATTCTCGCTACTTTGATGGCCGCCAAGCTGGCGCCCGCCCTTTCTGCCTACTCGATTATTTTCCAGAGGATTTTCTCATGATTGTGGATGAGAGCCATGTGACGATGCCGCAATTTAGAGCCATGTATAGCGGCGATAGAGCCCGAAAAATGTCTTTGATCGAACACGGTTTCCGTCTGCCCTCGGCCCTAGATAACCGCCCACTCAACTTTATGGAGTTTGAAAGCCTGATGCGACAGGTGGTTTTTGTGAGCGCTACGCCCGCCGCTTACGAATTGGAAAAAACAGAGGGCGAAGTGGTGGAGCAAATCGTTCGCCCCACGGGCTTACTCGATCCGCCCATTGAGTTGCGGCCCAGCATCAACCAAGTGGATGATCTTATGGACGAAATCCGCAGCGCGACCCGCAAAGATCAACGGGTGTTGGTCACGACCATTACCAAACGGATGTCGGAAGAACTCGCAAAATATTTGGCAAAATATAATATCCGCTGTCGCTATATTCACTCGGATGTAGACACTTTGGAAAGAGTGGAAATCTTGAGAGATCTCCGCCTAGGCGAGTTTGATGTGCTGATTGGAATCAACCTTCTCCGTGAAGGTTTGGACCTACCCGAGGTGGCCCTAGTCGCTATCCTCGATGCCGATAAAGAAGGCTTTTTGCGCAATGAACGCTCACTCACACAGACCGCAGGACGGGCCGCCCGTAATGCCAATGGCCGTGTAATTTTTTATGCCGATAAGATGACGCCTTCTATGCAAAAAACGATAGATGAAACCAATCGCCGCCGCAGCATTCAGATGGCTTATAACGAAAAACACGGCATTACGCCCACTACGGTCCTCAAATCTAAGGATGAAATTCGCCGCCAAAGCTCGGTCCTAGATGGCCGCCTGCAAGGCAAGGAATATGAGCAAAACGAGCAGCAAAATATGGTGGCTGAAGATCCGATCCTCAAAACGATGTCTAAGGAACAGCTAGAAAAAGCGATCGAAGAGGCCCGCCGTAAAATGAAAGAGGCGGCCAAGGCCACCGACTTTTTGTCCGCCGCTCAATATCGCGACCAACTTTTTGAATTGCAAGCTTTATTGAAGGAACGCTTTGGCGCTTAA
- a CDS encoding TIGR02757 family protein: MKDIKAYLDEKVAQYNRPNFIKDDPISLPHSLSKAADREIIGFWVAVLAWGRRASIIKSGKRLLELMDYAPHDFIVNHEEADRKAFLDFKHRTFQPTDALYFLHWLQQYYQKEDSLEQAFARHLGPEDEHVGPALLGFEQDFFALEEAPQRTRKHIATPARKSACKRLNMFLRWMVRRDEAGVDFGLWRQISPAQLLLPLDVHVGRQARALGLLQREKDDWAACLELGQAARTLCAEDPAKYDFALFGMGVEGELL, encoded by the coding sequence ATGAAAGATATTAAGGCCTATTTGGATGAAAAAGTGGCGCAATACAACCGACCAAATTTTATCAAAGATGATCCGATTAGTTTGCCGCATAGTTTGAGCAAGGCGGCTGATCGGGAGATTATTGGCTTTTGGGTGGCTGTTTTGGCTTGGGGGCGTCGGGCCAGCATCATTAAGAGTGGAAAGCGTTTATTGGAGTTGATGGATTATGCGCCCCATGATTTTATTGTCAACCATGAGGAGGCGGACCGCAAGGCATTTTTGGACTTTAAGCATCGGACCTTTCAGCCCACGGATGCCCTTTATTTTTTGCATTGGTTGCAGCAATATTACCAAAAAGAGGATAGTTTGGAGCAGGCATTTGCGCGGCATCTTGGGCCAGAAGATGAGCATGTTGGGCCGGCTTTGCTCGGCTTTGAGCAAGACTTTTTTGCCTTGGAAGAGGCCCCTCAGCGGACCCGAAAACACATTGCTACTCCTGCGCGGAAATCGGCTTGTAAGCGTTTAAATATGTTTTTGCGTTGGATGGTCCGCCGAGATGAGGCGGGTGTAGATTTTGGGCTTTGGCGGCAAATTTCGCCTGCGCAACTACTGCTTCCATTAGATGTGCATGTCGGTCGGCAGGCGAGGGCCTTGGGGCTTTTGCAGCGAGAAAAAGACGATTGGGCGGCTTGTTTGGAGTTGGGGCAAGCTGCTAGAACGCTTTGTGCTGAAGATCCTGCAAAGTATGATTTTGCTCTGTTTGGGATGGGGGTAGAGGGGGAGTTGTTGTAG
- a CDS encoding DUF4291 domain-containing protein has translation MKTVNYQDYLAGIPPKGQHILAQERGNEILVYQAFRPEIAQYALAHQQFGGAHYSFSRMTWIKPNFLWMMFRAGWASKAGQEYILGIWIKKSGFEEILAQSAYSSFKAEIYADRESWRKDLEQKKARLQWDPDHNIYGGKEERRAIQLGIKGELLQQFNQEMIVEILDLRPFVLAQKAKIDAGQLSELLLPEERVFRPKNEELAAFLGLDEG, from the coding sequence ATGAAAACAGTAAATTATCAGGATTATCTGGCGGGGATTCCGCCAAAGGGGCAGCATATTTTGGCCCAAGAAAGAGGCAATGAAATTTTGGTGTATCAGGCATTTCGGCCCGAAATTGCCCAGTATGCTTTGGCGCATCAGCAGTTTGGGGGAGCGCATTACAGCTTTTCGAGAATGACATGGATCAAGCCCAACTTTTTGTGGATGATGTTTCGGGCGGGTTGGGCCAGCAAAGCAGGCCAAGAATATATTTTGGGCATTTGGATCAAAAAATCGGGTTTTGAAGAGATTTTGGCCCAATCGGCTTATAGCTCTTTTAAGGCCGAAATTTATGCCGATCGAGAAAGCTGGCGCAAAGATTTGGAGCAGAAAAAAGCCCGTTTGCAATGGGATCCCGACCATAATATTTATGGCGGCAAAGAAGAACGCCGAGCCATCCAATTGGGCATTAAAGGCGAGCTATTGCAACAATTCAATCAAGAAATGATCGTAGAAATTCTAGATTTGCGGCCCTTTGTTTTGGCCCAAAAAGCAAAAATTGATGCGGGGCAGCTCAGCGAATTGCTGCTGCCCGAAGAAAGGGTATTTAGGCCCAAAAATGAGGAATTAGCTGCCTTTTTGGGCCTAGATGAGGGTTAA
- a CDS encoding leucine-rich repeat domain-containing protein: MKTNSLYLPFLFLLLASFPILAQEDGEYYSLEEALAANPKEVYILDLSEESFSRLPESLKAFTNLKELSVNGIELSEIGDIWGAFPNLEYLDLDDNAIQTLPSSFSQLTKLKTLYLASNQLGPEALKQIAAIPSLEELNLSKNTAMASADWNALASLKKLKTLELLRLNLKECPKVLGQLPALNYLDLGENKIEEMKLSFGGNLQNLDLSDNPLHTLDIQAEGLKDLFVNRTKIQKLPKQLAQLHYLSLDNCGMTEIPS; encoded by the coding sequence ATGAAAACGAATTCCCTTTATTTACCCTTCTTGTTTTTGCTTTTGGCCAGTTTTCCCATCTTGGCCCAAGAAGATGGAGAGTACTACTCTTTAGAAGAAGCCCTAGCCGCTAATCCAAAAGAAGTCTATATCCTCGACCTTTCAGAAGAGAGCTTTAGCCGCCTTCCCGAAAGCCTAAAGGCCTTTACCAACCTCAAGGAATTGAGCGTGAATGGGATTGAACTAAGCGAAATCGGCGACATTTGGGGGGCGTTCCCCAATTTGGAATATTTGGACCTAGACGATAACGCCATACAGACGCTTCCCTCTAGTTTTAGCCAATTGACTAAGCTGAAAACGCTTTATTTGGCCAGTAACCAACTTGGTCCAGAGGCCCTAAAGCAAATTGCAGCCATCCCAAGCCTAGAAGAACTCAATTTATCTAAAAATACAGCCATGGCCAGCGCCGATTGGAACGCTCTTGCTAGCCTGAAAAAGCTCAAAACATTAGAGTTGCTTCGCCTTAATCTTAAGGAATGCCCCAAGGTTTTGGGCCAACTTCCAGCTCTAAATTACCTAGACCTAGGCGAAAATAAAATTGAAGAGATGAAGCTTTCTTTTGGGGGCAATTTGCAAAACCTAGATTTAAGCGACAACCCCCTGCATACGCTAGATATTCAGGCCGAAGGCTTGAAGGACCTGTTTGTAAATCGCACAAAAATTCAAAAATTGCCCAAACAATTGGCCCAACTCCATTACCTGAGCTTGGATAATTGCGGCATGACGGAGATCCCTAGCTAA
- a CDS encoding leucine-rich repeat domain-containing protein → MAYSQLKELSLIGNEIGELPESLTQLQQLEELLLSNNTLGEIPAFFAQIPNLTELHLDNNLIVVNNLEAPMKKLKLLYLSENIMGPNFFKGQYMPALEELYMSSCLLFSTPDFTGATKLKSIYLDANMIDKIHPSLAKLQELEELDLSNNEKLVFPKGMEKLPLTSLNISSCTSIDDLLEDDLVYEFPAFIAQLPKLESLEIANMPYNELPKVWASKASLLYLDVSGTKLSYEQIKEVGLYHDQCDIIWE, encoded by the coding sequence ATGGCCTACAGCCAACTTAAAGAATTGAGCCTTATTGGAAATGAAATTGGCGAGTTGCCCGAAAGCTTAACGCAACTTCAACAATTAGAAGAGCTATTGCTGAGCAATAATACCCTAGGGGAAATTCCCGCCTTTTTTGCCCAAATTCCCAACTTAACAGAGCTACACCTAGATAACAACCTGATTGTTGTGAATAATTTGGAGGCGCCCATGAAAAAGCTAAAGCTCCTTTATCTTAGTGAAAATATTATGGGCCCCAATTTCTTTAAGGGCCAATATATGCCCGCCTTAGAAGAACTCTATATGAGTAGTTGCCTGCTTTTTAGTACGCCAGATTTTACCGGCGCCACAAAGTTGAAAAGCATTTACTTGGATGCCAATATGATTGATAAAATTCATCCTTCTTTGGCAAAACTCCAAGAATTAGAAGAATTGGACCTCTCTAATAATGAAAAGCTGGTTTTTCCTAAAGGAATGGAAAAACTCCCCCTCACTAGCCTCAATATTTCTTCTTGTACCAGTATTGATGACCTTTTGGAAGATGATCTGGTCTATGAGTTTCCCGCCTTTATTGCGCAGCTCCCTAAGCTAGAATCACTAGAAATAGCCAATATGCCTTATAATGAATTGCCCAAGGTTTGGGCCTCTAAAGCCAGCCTATTGTATTTGGATGTTTCTGGAACAAAGCTTTCCTATGAGCAGATCAAAGAGGTAGGGCTTTATCATGACCAATGTGATATTATTTGGGAATAA